Proteins encoded in a region of the Zea mays cultivar B73 chromosome 2, Zm-B73-REFERENCE-NAM-5.0, whole genome shotgun sequence genome:
- the LOC100275186 gene encoding uncharacterized protein isoform X2: protein MAYLSRTAAAVAVAVRSAVRSAPLTGRVLGAPLPSLASPSAARSARILRRTAAAASAGLETLMPLHSAVAAARLRSCIAVDSSCWSSLSQGLNKRI from the exons ATGGCGTATTTGTCCCGCacagccgccgccgtcgccgtcgccgtgaGGTCGGCGGTCCGCTCCGCACCTCTCACTGGCCGCGTCCTCGGAGCGCCACTGCCTTCCCTTGCCTCGCCTTCCGCTGCCCGGTCCGCCCGAATCCTCCGCAG GACGGCGGCCGCGGCGTCGGCGGGGCTGGAGACTCTAATGCCGCTGCACAGCGCGGTGGCGGCCGCGCGGCTTAGGTCCTGCATCGCCGTCGACTCCTCGTGCTGGAGCTCGCTCTCGCAAG GTTTAAACAAGCGCATCTGA
- the LOC100275186 gene encoding uncharacterized protein isoform X1, whose translation MAYLSRTAAAVAVAVRSAVRSAPLTGRVLGAPLPSLASPSAARSARILRRTAAAASAGLETLMPLHSAVAAARLRSCIAVDSSCWSSLSQGYALPL comes from the exons ATGGCGTATTTGTCCCGCacagccgccgccgtcgccgtcgccgtgaGGTCGGCGGTCCGCTCCGCACCTCTCACTGGCCGCGTCCTCGGAGCGCCACTGCCTTCCCTTGCCTCGCCTTCCGCTGCCCGGTCCGCCCGAATCCTCCGCAG GACGGCGGCCGCGGCGTCGGCGGGGCTGGAGACTCTAATGCCGCTGCACAGCGCGGTGGCGGCCGCGCGGCTTAGGTCCTGCATCGCCGTCGACTCCTCGTGCTGGAGCTCGCTCTCGCAAG GATATGCTTTGCCTTTATGA